A section of the Paenibacillus odorifer genome encodes:
- a CDS encoding branched-chain amino acid ABC transporter permease, whose translation MKKINKSFWIGIVFSIMLYIVIQVLLTTGIFDDVMESTLILICINVMLAVSLNLINGITGQFSIGHAGFMSIGAYVSSILTLNFEMPFVLALVISGLIAAFFGVLIGIPTLRLNGDYLAIATLGFGEIIRIVLLNTEYVGGASGLSGIPNQTTWTIMFLFTLVTIVVINNFIRSTHGRACIAIRENEIAAEAMGINTTLYKVIAFSLGALFAGIAGGLSAHKFYVINPGSFNFLKSFEILVMVVLGGLGSTSGAIVGAIVLTVLFTVLQEYPELRMIIYSAILILMMIFRPKGLLGSSGFSFLKWSKKEVKPSDSINSGSAS comes from the coding sequence ATGAAGAAGATAAACAAGTCATTTTGGATAGGCATTGTCTTTTCTATCATGCTATATATCGTCATTCAAGTTCTTCTAACAACGGGAATATTTGATGATGTCATGGAGTCTACGCTAATTCTAATTTGTATAAATGTCATGCTGGCGGTGTCTTTGAATCTGATTAATGGGATAACGGGGCAATTCTCAATCGGGCATGCTGGATTTATGTCCATTGGTGCTTATGTTTCTTCCATTTTAACTTTGAACTTTGAGATGCCATTCGTGCTGGCGCTAGTGATCTCTGGACTGATTGCTGCATTTTTCGGTGTGCTTATCGGGATTCCGACCTTGCGGTTGAATGGAGACTATCTGGCGATTGCTACGCTGGGATTTGGTGAGATTATCCGGATTGTCCTGCTCAATACAGAATATGTGGGCGGAGCTTCAGGTCTTAGCGGCATCCCCAATCAAACGACTTGGACGATTATGTTTCTGTTCACACTGGTCACGATTGTTGTGATCAATAACTTTATACGTTCCACTCACGGCCGGGCTTGTATAGCGATTCGGGAGAATGAAATTGCTGCTGAAGCGATGGGGATTAATACAACTTTGTACAAAGTCATTGCTTTTTCACTTGGAGCATTATTTGCGGGAATAGCTGGTGGTCTCTCTGCTCATAAGTTCTACGTCATCAATCCTGGCAGCTTTAATTTTCTGAAATCATTCGAAATTCTAGTCATGGTAGTGTTAGGTGGGCTAGGAAGTACAAGCGGGGCCATCGTGGGTGCGATTGTACTGACGGTGCTCTTCACGGTGCTTCAGGAATATCCGGAGCTGCGAATGATTATTTACTCGGCGATTCTAATTCTGATGATGATTTTTCGGCCTAAAGGGCTGCTTGGCAGCTCGGGTTTTTCTTTCTTGAAATGGTCTAAAAAGGAGGTCAAGCCAAGTGACAGCATCAACAGTGGAAGTGCTTCTTGA
- a CDS encoding ABC transporter substrate-binding protein, which translates to MKKIGAILLTALLAGGLLAGCGNKTDNTTAEGGNAGGGTIKIGADLELTGGQASFGDSALKGAKLAVKEINDAGGILGKKLELIEADNASKSEEATRAAQKLITTHKVVAIIGATTSTNTLGIVPVAQEKGIPLVSSSATNPKVTVDERTGDLNEWVFRASFIDPFQGEVMANFAKDTLKAKTAVIYTDASSDYSKGLQTFFKATFTKNGGSILSEESYQQKDSDFKAVLTRIKEANPDVIYLPGYYEEVGKIVKQAREMGITVPFMGGDGWDSPQLAEIAGADALNNTFMSNHYSPEDSSPEVKSFVDAFKAANGDLVPDGMAALGYDAVKLVADAITRADSTEPEKLKDALAGTKDLQLATGKITMNETHDPVKAAVVLKFVDGVQTFEAKVNP; encoded by the coding sequence ATGAAGAAAATCGGGGCCATATTGCTGACTGCGTTACTGGCTGGTGGATTGCTGGCAGGCTGTGGGAACAAGACAGACAACACTACTGCTGAAGGTGGGAATGCTGGTGGAGGGACCATCAAGATTGGAGCAGACCTTGAGCTTACAGGCGGCCAGGCTTCCTTCGGTGATTCTGCACTCAAAGGGGCAAAGCTGGCGGTAAAAGAAATTAATGACGCAGGTGGAATACTCGGCAAAAAACTTGAACTGATTGAAGCGGATAATGCTTCCAAGTCGGAAGAGGCGACACGCGCAGCGCAAAAGCTGATTACTACCCATAAAGTTGTAGCTATTATCGGTGCAACTACATCTACGAATACCCTCGGGATTGTTCCCGTTGCTCAAGAAAAAGGCATCCCGCTGGTTAGCTCCTCAGCCACCAATCCCAAAGTAACAGTTGATGAACGTACTGGAGATTTGAATGAATGGGTATTCCGGGCCTCATTTATTGATCCTTTCCAAGGCGAAGTAATGGCTAACTTTGCTAAGGATACACTTAAAGCGAAGACGGCAGTTATTTATACGGATGCTTCAAGCGATTATTCCAAAGGGCTGCAGACTTTCTTTAAAGCAACGTTTACTAAGAACGGTGGCTCTATCTTAAGCGAAGAATCCTATCAACAAAAAGATTCTGATTTTAAAGCTGTATTAACACGTATTAAAGAAGCTAATCCCGATGTTATTTATCTTCCAGGCTACTATGAGGAGGTCGGCAAAATCGTAAAGCAAGCTCGCGAAATGGGGATCACCGTTCCGTTTATGGGCGGGGATGGCTGGGATTCACCTCAACTGGCTGAGATTGCCGGAGCGGATGCCCTAAACAATACGTTTATGTCCAATCACTATTCACCTGAAGATAGCTCGCCAGAAGTGAAATCGTTCGTAGATGCCTTCAAAGCTGCTAACGGTGATCTTGTTCCAGATGGGATGGCTGCGCTTGGATATGACGCCGTGAAACTAGTGGCAGACGCCATTACACGTGCGGATTCCACAGAACCTGAGAAGCTGAAGGATGCACTGGCGGGGACGAAGGATTTACAACTGGCCACGGGTAAAATCACAATGAATGAAACGCATGACCCGGTAAAAGCAGCTGTGGTGCTAAAATTTGTAGATGGGGTACAAACCTTTGAGGCAAAAGTAAATCCATAA
- a CDS encoding thiol-disulfide oxidoreductase DCC family protein, with the protein MNEELNLMKDKSIVLIDGVCHLCQGVVRFIIPRDPEAKFLFAPLQNEIAANLMKESGLQPGQLNTVILLENGVYYTESAAVLRIARKLRFPWPAAYVFILVPRPLRNALYRYVAKNRYRWFGRDEQCMLPTPEIKRRFL; encoded by the coding sequence ATGAACGAAGAACTGAACCTTATGAAAGATAAGTCCATTGTGTTGATAGACGGAGTGTGTCATCTTTGCCAGGGGGTAGTTCGTTTCATTATCCCGCGTGACCCCGAGGCTAAATTTCTATTCGCACCTTTACAGAATGAAATTGCGGCAAATCTAATGAAAGAGTCCGGACTTCAGCCTGGACAATTAAACACGGTGATTTTACTGGAGAACGGAGTGTATTATACAGAGTCGGCCGCTGTGCTAAGAATTGCCCGTAAATTGAGATTTCCTTGGCCTGCCGCATACGTGTTCATCTTAGTACCACGCCCATTGCGCAATGCCCTTTATCGGTATGTAGCTAAGAACCGCTATCGTTGGTTCGGACGTGATGAGCAGTGTATGCTCCCTACCCCAGAGATCAAACGGAGATTTTTGTAA
- a CDS encoding O-acetyl-ADP-ribose deacetylase encodes MDVIINNSMIQLIQGDITKLDVDAIVNAANTSLMGGGGVDGAIHRAGGKAILEDCMKIRNQRGGCEVGEAVITTGGNLKCEFVIHTVGPVWNSGKNNEEEKLRNCYKNLLILAESNEVTSIAIPNISTGIYNFPKDLACSIAIDEVSKYIINNKSEINKVIFICFDEANYELYRNELKRFC; translated from the coding sequence ATGGATGTAATTATAAATAACTCAATGATTCAGTTGATTCAAGGAGATATAACTAAATTAGATGTTGATGCTATCGTCAATGCAGCAAACACAAGCTTGATGGGTGGAGGCGGAGTAGATGGAGCTATCCATAGAGCTGGTGGAAAAGCGATATTAGAGGATTGCATGAAAATTCGTAACCAAAGGGGAGGTTGTGAGGTTGGAGAAGCGGTAATAACAACAGGAGGAAATCTGAAATGTGAATTTGTTATTCATACCGTTGGTCCTGTTTGGAATAGTGGAAAGAATAACGAAGAAGAGAAGTTAAGGAATTGCTATAAAAATTTATTAATATTAGCTGAATCTAATGAAGTAACAAGTATTGCGATACCTAATATAAGTACAGGAATATATAATTTTCCGAAAGATCTTGCTTGTAGCATAGCTATAGATGAAGTTTCAAAATATATTATAAATAATAAGTCGGAAATAAATAAGGTTATTTTTATATGTTTCGATGAAGCGAACTATGAACTATATAGGAATGAATTAAAGAGATTTTGTTAG
- a CDS encoding GyrI-like domain-containing protein produces MTVQLLDIPELNVIGWTNVNSSGEPYANLWEYVFGELDIDAKFDTIPTKVQSSGCYLGLFQNRTSVPKLWEHTTWDIDFFLCVEVEQLDCIPEGLVHKKLPASAYAIFTAKGFPQLAFQHTWNYIHNEWLPDSGYKFNPDGVFYIQYTEKSGPDDEGFEANLCVPLVKK; encoded by the coding sequence GTGACTGTTCAACTGCTTGATATACCCGAACTAAATGTTATTGGCTGGACAAATGTAAACTCATCCGGGGAGCCATACGCGAATCTTTGGGAATATGTTTTTGGCGAGCTGGATATTGATGCAAAATTTGATACTATACCCACAAAAGTTCAAAGCAGCGGTTGTTATCTCGGTCTATTTCAGAACCGTACATCCGTGCCTAAACTGTGGGAGCATACCACATGGGATATTGATTTTTTCCTTTGCGTTGAAGTCGAGCAGTTAGATTGTATCCCTGAAGGCCTTGTTCATAAGAAACTTCCTGCGTCTGCCTATGCTATATTTACTGCAAAAGGATTCCCTCAGTTGGCTTTTCAACATACCTGGAATTATATACATAATGAATGGCTGCCGGATTCCGGTTATAAGTTCAACCCTGATGGAGTCTTTTACATCCAATACACGGAAAAGTCCGGTCCGGATGATGAAGGATTCGAAGCCAATCTATGCGTGCCGCTTGTAAAGAAGTAG
- a CDS encoding class I SAM-dependent methyltransferase — protein MELFKQIPLYRFLALCNESGMEKNILDCGAGGDSPPLSLFANYGYSTNGIEMNDEQIKRANQFATERGQNLNIQQGDMRQLALSDESMSFVYSYNSIFHMRKQDVEKAINEMKRVLKPNGLLFVNFLTLKDFRVGDGVDLGDNQFEQMEDDEFVIHSYYDYHEADSMFDDLQLLYKEDRVLERKFEGEWIRQGFIDYIYKK, from the coding sequence ATGGAACTGTTTAAGCAAATCCCCTTGTACAGATTTTTGGCATTATGCAATGAAAGTGGTATGGAAAAAAACATATTAGACTGCGGAGCGGGAGGGGATTCACCTCCACTAAGTTTGTTTGCGAACTATGGATACAGTACAAACGGAATTGAGATGAATGACGAACAAATTAAAAGAGCTAATCAGTTCGCAACTGAAAGGGGACAGAATCTAAATATACAACAAGGCGACATGAGACAGTTGGCGCTAAGTGATGAGTCGATGAGTTTTGTGTATTCATATAACTCTATTTTTCATATGAGAAAACAAGATGTGGAAAAAGCGATAAATGAAATGAAACGCGTTCTAAAACCTAATGGATTATTATTTGTGAATTTTTTAACCCTAAAGGATTTTAGAGTCGGCGATGGAGTTGATTTGGGGGATAATCAGTTTGAACAAATGGAAGACGATGAATTCGTAATACACTCATATTATGATTATCATGAGGCGGATTCTATGTTTGATGATTTGCAGTTATTATACAAAGAAGATCGAGTACTGGAAAGAAAGTTTGAAGGCGAATGGATACGACAAGGATTTATCGATTACATATATAAAAAATAG
- a CDS encoding helix-turn-helix domain-containing protein: MQTIYERIEYLIKQKGLTKKSFCEQLNISTGNMGDWKRGKTTPGTHKLIEIGDFFHVSLDWLILGKDTPDTVRESGVDYDLSDVQLSESRVDELLPAEKNFIKEYIAFAEYRKQKMVDEES; the protein is encoded by the coding sequence ATGCAGACCATATACGAACGTATAGAATACCTGATTAAGCAGAAAGGTTTGACCAAAAAATCATTCTGTGAGCAGTTAAATATCAGCACAGGTAATATGGGAGATTGGAAGCGGGGGAAGACTACTCCAGGAACACATAAGCTGATTGAGATCGGTGATTTTTTTCATGTTAGTCTGGACTGGCTTATTCTCGGCAAAGATACACCGGATACTGTACGAGAGAGCGGCGTAGACTATGATTTGAGTGATGTTCAGCTATCGGAAAGCCGAGTAGATGAATTACTTCCAGCAGAAAAGAATTTTATCAAGGAATATATAGCTTTTGCTGAATATCGTAAACAGAAAATGGTCGACGAAGAATCTTAA
- a CDS encoding branched-chain amino acid ABC transporter permease has translation MVYGIIKLINFAHGDVFMVGSFIGLFSARYLASAGLPPILVLLISLVISMTISALLGMSIERLAYKPLRKASRIAVLITAIGVSFLLEYSGVFVLGPQAKGFPEILNKQQYNLFGSSIQVDSNQIMILGTTVILMIILQYIVHRTKIGKAMRAVSFDMEAARLMGINVDRTISATFAIGSALAAAAGVIFGMTYNSVDPMMGVLPGLKAFVAAVLGGIGSIPGALVGGLLLGTVETEVSSLGYSSWRDGVAFAVLILILIFKPSGLFGKNVREKV, from the coding sequence ATGGTTTACGGAATTATTAAATTGATCAATTTCGCCCATGGGGATGTGTTTATGGTTGGGTCGTTTATTGGATTGTTCAGTGCCAGGTACTTGGCTTCAGCAGGGCTTCCTCCGATACTGGTCTTACTTATCTCATTGGTGATCTCTATGACAATCAGTGCGTTGCTGGGGATGTCAATCGAACGGCTAGCATACAAACCTCTACGAAAAGCTTCGCGAATCGCTGTGTTGATTACTGCAATTGGCGTTTCTTTTTTGCTGGAATACAGCGGTGTGTTTGTGCTTGGTCCTCAGGCTAAAGGATTTCCGGAGATTCTTAATAAGCAGCAATACAACTTGTTTGGTTCCTCGATTCAGGTGGACTCCAATCAAATCATGATCTTGGGGACGACGGTTATTTTGATGATCATCCTTCAGTATATTGTGCACCGAACGAAGATTGGTAAAGCGATGCGGGCCGTTTCTTTTGATATGGAAGCAGCACGGTTGATGGGGATTAATGTAGATCGGACCATTTCAGCCACCTTCGCGATAGGATCTGCACTTGCGGCAGCAGCAGGCGTTATTTTCGGAATGACTTACAATTCAGTGGATCCGATGATGGGGGTACTTCCGGGGCTTAAAGCTTTTGTGGCTGCGGTTCTAGGTGGCATTGGCAGTATTCCTGGTGCTCTGGTAGGGGGACTTCTGCTGGGCACAGTCGAGACAGAGGTTTCTTCTCTGGGATACTCTTCATGGCGTGATGGTGTGGCATTTGCTGTACTCATCCTAATCCTTATCTTTAAACCATCCGGGCTATTTGGTAAAAATGTCCGCGAGAAAGTGTAG
- a CDS encoding organic hydroperoxide resistance protein has product MKALYTATTTVHGGREGSIESSDGVLKHNLSMPKELGGPGGSGTNPEQLFSAGYGACYESALANIARKEGVKLHDVEVTCNVSIGKDDSDGGFRLAVRMDVKLPGIEHDKAEELAKKAHEFCPYSKATRGNIEVELKIVD; this is encoded by the coding sequence ATGAAAGCATTATACACAGCAACTACAACAGTCCATGGCGGTCGTGAAGGCTCCATTGAATCCTCGGATGGCGTGTTAAAGCATAATCTAAGCATGCCTAAAGAGCTTGGAGGACCGGGAGGTTCTGGTACCAATCCAGAGCAATTATTCTCGGCTGGTTATGGAGCGTGTTACGAGAGTGCACTAGCGAATATCGCGCGTAAAGAGGGCGTGAAACTCCATGACGTGGAGGTAACTTGTAATGTGTCCATTGGGAAGGATGACAGTGATGGAGGCTTTAGACTAGCTGTGAGAATGGATGTGAAGCTGCCAGGGATTGAGCATGACAAAGCAGAGGAACTGGCGAAGAAGGCTCACGAATTCTGTCCTTACTCCAAAGCAACCAGAGGTAATATCGAGGTTGAATTAAAGATTGTTGATTAA
- a CDS encoding Lrp/AsnC family transcriptional regulator translates to MSSYFIDDVDFRILQLLIEDSTISHKDIGQQVHMTGQAVGARIRKMQDTGVIEGYTVRWNPDKVGETIHAFITVFLGSNTVHPAFQTFAKQHDSVKEIHRVSGEGCYWIRVRTGSQKELNSFLDELLKFGNYRVNLSMGKLK, encoded by the coding sequence ATGAGTTCTTATTTTATAGATGATGTGGATTTTCGCATCCTGCAGCTTCTAATTGAAGATTCCACGATCAGTCACAAAGATATTGGGCAGCAAGTGCATATGACCGGTCAGGCTGTGGGCGCACGTATTCGCAAAATGCAGGACACCGGAGTGATTGAAGGCTACACGGTCCGCTGGAATCCGGATAAGGTTGGGGAGACTATTCATGCCTTTATTACTGTTTTTTTGGGTTCGAATACGGTTCACCCAGCCTTTCAGACATTCGCAAAGCAGCATGATAGTGTAAAAGAAATACATAGGGTCAGCGGAGAAGGCTGCTACTGGATACGTGTTCGTACCGGAAGCCAAAAGGAGTTGAATAGCTTTCTCGACGAACTGCTGAAGTTCGGAAATTACAGAGTCAATCTATCGATGGGAAAACTGAAATAA
- a CDS encoding MBL fold metallo-hydrolase, with protein sequence MKIQHIRNATLWLEYGGSTFLIDPMLSEQGANPPIFNTDNDRRNPLVPLPGAVEQWLSPNAILVTHLHQDHWDAAAISLLPHDLPLLCQEGDGDKLAKQGFEHTTEISGSLTFNGITITRTDGRHGTGVTGKLMGKVSGFVFQAEGEPVLYVAGDTIWCDKVRMALEVFKPEVTVVNAGGAQFLSGCHITMNEQDVVDLCEYAPSTKVIAVHMDAINHCLVTRDKLKAHLEKESLGDRVQLPQDGEWCNL encoded by the coding sequence ATGAAAATACAGCATATTCGCAACGCGACCCTATGGCTAGAGTATGGTGGCAGTACATTTTTAATTGATCCTATGTTGAGTGAACAGGGTGCTAATCCACCTATTTTTAATACTGACAATGATCGCCGCAATCCGCTCGTTCCTTTGCCGGGAGCCGTAGAACAATGGCTGAGTCCTAATGCAATTCTTGTCACACATCTACATCAGGATCATTGGGATGCCGCTGCTATTTCTTTGTTGCCGCATGATCTACCACTATTATGTCAGGAAGGAGATGGAGATAAATTAGCGAAGCAGGGGTTTGAGCATACCACGGAAATTAGCGGTTCACTGACGTTTAATGGAATAACTATAACACGTACTGATGGACGGCATGGCACTGGAGTGACTGGTAAACTTATGGGTAAGGTATCCGGGTTTGTGTTTCAGGCGGAAGGCGAACCTGTTCTATATGTGGCTGGGGATACGATTTGGTGTGATAAGGTGAGAATGGCATTGGAGGTTTTTAAACCTGAGGTGACCGTTGTGAATGCTGGTGGTGCGCAGTTTTTAAGCGGATGCCATATTACAATGAATGAGCAGGATGTCGTAGACCTATGTGAATATGCTCCTTCTACTAAAGTGATTGCTGTGCACATGGACGCCATTAACCATTGTTTGGTTACCCGAGATAAGCTAAAAGCTCATTTAGAGAAGGAATCGTTGGGGGATCGGGTACAGCTTCCGCAGGATGGAGAATGGTGTAATCTATAG
- a CDS encoding ABC transporter ATP-binding protein: protein MLSVQKINVYYGAIHALKDLSMNVKEGEIVTLIGANGAGKSTLLKTLSGLLKPKTGSIDFMDKSITNQSVQSIVKQGLIHCPEGRRVFANMSVEENLELGAFLQDSGSLAADFAKVYSTFPRLLERKKQLAGTLSGGEQQMLAMGRAMMGHPKLLLLDEPSMGLAPLLVQDIFRIIQEVNASGTTVLLVEQNAHQALKIAHRAYVLETGRVVLEGDAKELADSEEIRMAYLGH, encoded by the coding sequence ATGCTTAGCGTACAGAAGATCAATGTATATTATGGGGCTATTCATGCCTTGAAAGATTTAAGTATGAATGTAAAAGAAGGCGAGATTGTAACTCTAATCGGCGCAAATGGAGCAGGCAAGTCCACGTTGCTTAAGACGCTTTCGGGACTGCTGAAACCCAAAACAGGCAGTATAGATTTCATGGATAAATCTATTACGAATCAGAGTGTTCAGTCTATTGTAAAACAGGGGCTTATTCATTGTCCGGAAGGCAGGCGTGTATTTGCTAATATGTCTGTGGAAGAAAATCTGGAGCTAGGAGCTTTTTTACAGGATTCAGGCAGCTTAGCTGCTGATTTTGCCAAGGTCTACTCCACCTTCCCGCGTCTTTTAGAAAGAAAAAAACAGCTTGCCGGCACATTATCCGGCGGGGAGCAGCAGATGCTTGCTATGGGGCGCGCGATGATGGGGCATCCCAAGCTTTTATTATTAGATGAACCCTCGATGGGGCTTGCTCCATTGCTCGTTCAGGATATTTTTCGGATCATCCAGGAAGTAAATGCCTCTGGAACAACAGTGCTTCTTGTAGAACAAAATGCCCATCAGGCGCTTAAAATTGCTCATCGGGCTTACGTTCTTGAGACGGGCAGAGTGGTGCTTGAGGGAGATGCCAAGGAATTGGCAGATTCGGAAGAGATCAGAATGGCTTATCTGGGACATTAA
- a CDS encoding DinB family protein, which yields MNNRSDLLNQFKEWNGFVLEIIDLDWKTPIAEGKWTIHDVVSHILLWDKYFYESTIEPIACDKAITLQLIDFDQFNNDAVIYGKTKTKDELIELTVKYRNLILDCISSLEEGKYSGKYVDGRFSFESYLKDFISHDLHHMMQIKELKKKMMSN from the coding sequence ATGAATAACAGATCAGATTTGCTAAATCAGTTTAAGGAATGGAATGGATTTGTTCTAGAAATTATTGATTTAGATTGGAAAACACCCATCGCTGAAGGAAAATGGACCATTCATGATGTTGTTAGTCATATTTTGTTATGGGATAAATACTTCTATGAATCGACGATCGAACCGATAGCATGCGATAAAGCGATAACACTTCAACTTATTGATTTCGATCAATTCAATAATGATGCTGTTATATATGGTAAGACAAAAACCAAAGACGAATTAATAGAATTGACTGTGAAGTATCGTAACTTAATATTAGATTGTATAAGTAGTCTTGAGGAGGGAAAATACTCAGGCAAATATGTGGACGGAAGGTTTTCCTTTGAGTCCTATTTAAAGGATTTTATATCGCATGACCTACATCATATGATGCAGATTAAAGAATTAAAAAAGAAAATGATGAGTAATTGA
- a CDS encoding glutathione peroxidase, with amino-acid sequence MSIYDFEVNTLKGEEESLSKYKGKVLLVVNTASKCGFTPQYKGLQEVYEKFKDRGFEVLGFPSNQFAGQEPGESDEIAEYCEINYGVTFPMFEKIDVKGDEAHPLFKYLSKEAPGVLGSKSVKWNFTKFLVDQDGRVLKRFAPKTTPQQIESDISKLLK; translated from the coding sequence ATGAGTATTTATGATTTTGAGGTCAACACTCTTAAGGGTGAAGAGGAATCATTGTCAAAGTACAAGGGTAAAGTACTCCTGGTTGTGAATACTGCCAGCAAATGTGGATTTACTCCCCAGTATAAAGGTCTTCAGGAAGTGTACGAGAAATTCAAGGACCGCGGGTTCGAAGTTTTAGGATTTCCAAGCAATCAATTTGCTGGACAAGAGCCTGGCGAAAGTGATGAAATTGCGGAATACTGCGAGATTAATTATGGGGTAACCTTCCCTATGTTCGAGAAGATTGACGTAAAAGGCGATGAAGCACATCCATTATTCAAATACTTATCCAAAGAAGCTCCTGGTGTCTTAGGCTCAAAAAGTGTGAAATGGAACTTTACGAAGTTTCTGGTTGACCAAGATGGCCGTGTTCTAAAACGGTTTGCTCCTAAGACCACTCCACAGCAGATCGAATCCGATATTTCCAAGCTTTTAAAATAA
- a CDS encoding ABC transporter ATP-binding protein, which produces MTASTVEVLLDVQQASRAFGGLKALNEVSLHINKGELIGLIGPNGAGKTTLFNLLTGVYPPSSGDIILSNQAVGGMKPYRINRKGAARTFQNIRLFTSMTVLDNVKIAFHQHARHSMFTSMLRLPKHFAEENEITQKAMDILKIFNLADQCDECAGNLSYGNQRRLEIARALAAGPKLLLLDEPAAGMNPNETRDLMNLIAWIREEFGLTILLIEHDMSLVMGVCDRIYVLDRGMLIAEGTPVEIRNHPKVIEAYLGQEA; this is translated from the coding sequence GTGACAGCATCAACAGTGGAAGTGCTTCTTGATGTTCAACAAGCAAGTCGTGCATTTGGCGGGCTTAAGGCGCTTAACGAGGTATCTCTCCATATTAATAAAGGCGAGTTGATTGGGCTCATCGGACCTAATGGCGCGGGAAAAACAACCCTTTTTAACTTGCTGACAGGTGTATACCCGCCTTCCAGTGGCGATATTATCCTCAGCAATCAGGCAGTAGGCGGGATGAAACCTTATCGGATTAACCGAAAAGGGGCAGCGCGGACATTTCAGAATATCCGTCTATTTACTTCTATGACGGTGCTGGATAACGTTAAGATCGCATTTCACCAGCATGCCAGACATTCGATGTTCACTTCCATGCTCCGTCTGCCTAAGCATTTTGCAGAAGAAAACGAAATTACGCAAAAGGCTATGGATATTCTCAAAATATTTAATCTTGCCGATCAATGTGATGAATGTGCCGGGAATCTTAGCTACGGAAATCAAAGGCGTTTGGAAATTGCGCGCGCGCTTGCAGCAGGACCTAAGCTTTTGCTATTGGATGAACCAGCCGCAGGGATGAACCCGAATGAAACTCGGGATCTAATGAATCTTATTGCCTGGATCCGTGAAGAGTTTGGGCTGACGATCCTGCTTATCGAGCATGATATGTCCCTGGTTATGGGGGTGTGTGACCGGATTTATGTGCTGGACCGCGGAATGTTGATTGCTGAAGGTACGCCCGTTGAAATACGGAATCATCCCAAAGTCATAGAAGCCTATTTGGGACAGGAGGCGTAG